From a region of the Janthinobacterium sp. 61 genome:
- the gcvA gene encoding transcriptional regulator GcvA, whose product MSRPLPPLAALHAFEAAARHEGFQRAGEELHVSAGAIGHHVKQLEAWLGVVLFQRLPRGVVLTSAGQRYAASLGPILNQLADVSEQARRQGDDKVVTVTATSSLVSRWLMPRLGRLRDRYPQIELRVLASMHPVDLARDGVDVAIRLGPGRYPGLKVDLLMEEWFSAVCSPGFRANAASLRQPADLLRYPLLHDEPEVHLPGEIDWTRWLHSCGVHYSGNSGNSGARFSHTYLCLDAAASGQGVAIAASPLIGDDLRSGRLVRVFEHAVRGPHCYYLLRSPQAETRPLVHAFCEWLIAEARADQETVWPTVETA is encoded by the coding sequence ATGTCACGTCCTTTGCCACCGCTCGCCGCCCTGCATGCCTTCGAGGCGGCCGCCCGCCATGAAGGTTTCCAGCGCGCGGGCGAAGAATTGCATGTCTCGGCCGGCGCCATCGGCCATCACGTGAAACAGCTGGAAGCGTGGCTGGGCGTGGTGCTGTTCCAGCGCCTGCCGCGCGGCGTGGTGCTCACCAGCGCCGGCCAGCGCTATGCGGCCTCGCTGGGCCCCATCCTCAACCAGCTGGCCGATGTGTCCGAGCAGGCGCGGCGCCAGGGCGATGACAAGGTGGTGACGGTGACTGCCACCAGCTCGCTTGTCTCGCGCTGGCTGATGCCGCGCCTGGGCCGGCTGCGCGACCGCTATCCGCAGATCGAACTGCGCGTGCTGGCGTCGATGCACCCGGTCGACCTGGCGCGCGATGGCGTGGACGTGGCCATCCGCCTGGGGCCGGGCCGCTATCCGGGCCTCAAAGTCGATTTATTGATGGAAGAATGGTTTTCCGCCGTCTGCAGCCCCGGCTTTCGCGCCAACGCGGCCAGCCTGCGCCAGCCCGCCGACCTGCTGCGCTATCCGCTGCTGCACGACGAGCCGGAAGTACACCTGCCCGGCGAAATCGACTGGACGCGCTGGCTGCACAGCTGCGGCGTGCATTACAGCGGCAATAGCGGCAACAGCGGCGCGCGCTTTTCGCACACGTATTTATGCCTGGACGCGGCCGCCAGCGGCCAGGGCGTGGCCATCGCCGCCAGCCCGCTGATCGGCGACGATCTGCGCTCGGGCCGCCTGGTGCGCGTATTCGAACACGCGGTGCGCGGCCCCCACTGCTATTACCTGCTGCGCTCACCCCAGGCGGAAACGCGCCCCCTCGTGCACGCATTCTGCGAATGGCTGATCGCCGAGGCGCGCGCCGACCAGGAAACCGTCTGGCCCACCGTGGAGACAGCATGA
- a CDS encoding ATP-binding protein — MEMFALEHEIAQWESELPSLRDAGRVPHLLLLSWHLRQRDCLRASQLGEEARVLLPLAGLDSATLEQAQARLQLVQAELEWLHGELDVAEKHAWAAHAILCAHGNGAGCADAHWLLSSIAVDRGDHARCDAELLAAAEQARSAGDAMRASLADAAMARWAVLRDAPAAQARWGRHFQADSASGKLPAPLAAWVHDFRGLLAHKSRDLGAAAGHYMQSYEAALESGQLRGAITAAINIGDCFSSLNDNESALEWMQCALDLARPTGWPRSIGACQTHTAETMRKLGRLATAEGLLREALHILAPVSGARTYANALFHLGELSLDKGDYDTALDAFSRLAQRAEALGQADFRSMAQRGSAHALSYLDRPDEALQAAERARQLATAQGDAMHQVAALRVLSMLHARHELPPPADMQERNPALHFLHQALQVASSIEGYSPPGELLDALAREYAHAGDYARAYDIALDAGVAREKSHTQQAANRATAMQVYHQTEHARSEGYHHRELAASEARRAEVLQQTSDTLERLSAIGQEITTHLDASAVFQVLDRHVHALLPVNTFAVYMLDASGTALRRAHGMEAGRPLSDNAIPLSNPRAYSVRCLLERREVYIDQVPTKRHAYTVPGTLHNQSVLYVPLTVGERVLGVMTVQACHAHAYGERERLIFRTLCAYGAIALDNASAYRQLQDAQAQLVSQEKLAALGSLMAGVAHELNTPIGNSLLIASTMQQKTEDMERLMNGPGLRRSDLSAYIEDAAKASALVMRGLHSAADLVNSFKQVAVDRTTEQRRQFDLQQVSNEIIATVMNRIRSSGHRIETDIDFGIAMDSYPGPLGQVITNLINNALLHAFAPAPNDGAAGTGCMRLSATLDGARVQIVFADNGGGIAEQHLSRIFDPFFTTKLGQGGSGLGLSISYNIVTALLGGTIQVASSRTGTRFTLELPLVAPQIDAATPANIY, encoded by the coding sequence ATGGAAATGTTCGCGCTCGAGCATGAAATAGCGCAGTGGGAAAGCGAGCTGCCGTCGCTGCGCGACGCCGGGCGCGTACCGCACTTGCTGTTGCTGTCCTGGCATCTGCGGCAACGCGACTGCCTGCGCGCCAGCCAGCTCGGCGAGGAAGCCCGCGTGCTGCTGCCGCTGGCCGGCCTGGACTCCGCCACGCTGGAACAGGCGCAGGCGCGCTTGCAACTGGTGCAGGCGGAACTCGAGTGGCTACATGGCGAACTGGATGTTGCCGAGAAACACGCCTGGGCGGCGCACGCCATCCTGTGTGCGCACGGCAACGGTGCTGGCTGCGCCGACGCCCACTGGCTGCTCTCGTCGATCGCGGTTGACCGGGGCGACCATGCCCGCTGCGACGCCGAATTGCTGGCGGCGGCGGAGCAGGCGCGCAGCGCCGGCGATGCGATGCGTGCCAGCCTGGCCGATGCGGCCATGGCGCGCTGGGCCGTCTTGCGCGATGCGCCAGCCGCCCAGGCACGCTGGGGCAGGCACTTCCAGGCTGACAGCGCCAGCGGCAAGCTGCCAGCGCCGCTGGCAGCCTGGGTGCATGACTTCCGCGGCTTGCTGGCGCACAAATCGCGCGACCTGGGCGCGGCCGCCGGCCACTACATGCAAAGCTATGAGGCGGCGCTGGAAAGCGGGCAACTGCGCGGCGCGATCACGGCCGCCATCAATATCGGCGACTGTTTCTCCAGCCTCAACGACAACGAATCGGCCCTCGAATGGATGCAGTGCGCGCTGGACCTGGCGCGCCCCACCGGCTGGCCGCGCAGCATCGGCGCCTGCCAGACGCATACGGCCGAAACCATGCGCAAGCTGGGACGCCTGGCCACCGCCGAAGGCTTGCTGCGCGAAGCGCTGCACATCCTGGCCCCCGTGTCGGGCGCACGCACGTATGCCAACGCGCTGTTCCACCTGGGCGAACTGAGCCTGGACAAGGGCGACTACGACACGGCGCTCGACGCCTTCAGCCGGCTGGCGCAACGCGCCGAAGCGCTGGGCCAGGCCGATTTCCGCAGCATGGCCCAGCGCGGTAGCGCCCACGCACTGTCCTATCTGGACCGCCCGGACGAAGCGCTGCAGGCGGCCGAGCGGGCGCGGCAGCTGGCCACGGCGCAGGGCGACGCGATGCACCAGGTGGCGGCGCTGCGCGTCTTGTCCATGCTGCATGCGCGCCATGAGCTGCCGCCGCCGGCAGACATGCAAGAACGCAATCCGGCCCTGCATTTCCTGCACCAGGCGCTGCAGGTAGCCTCTTCCATTGAAGGCTATTCGCCGCCCGGCGAACTGCTCGATGCGCTGGCGCGCGAATACGCGCATGCAGGCGACTATGCGCGCGCCTACGATATCGCCCTCGATGCGGGCGTGGCGCGCGAAAAAAGCCACACCCAGCAAGCCGCCAACCGCGCCACCGCCATGCAGGTCTACCACCAGACCGAACATGCGCGCTCGGAAGGCTATCATCACCGCGAACTGGCCGCCTCCGAAGCACGCCGCGCCGAAGTATTGCAACAGACCAGCGACACCCTGGAACGGCTGTCGGCCATCGGCCAGGAAATCACCACCCACCTCGACGCCAGCGCCGTATTCCAGGTGCTCGATCGCCACGTGCATGCCTTGCTGCCAGTCAACACCTTCGCCGTTTACATGCTCGATGCGTCGGGCACGGCGCTGCGCCGCGCGCACGGCATGGAAGCGGGCCGGCCCCTGTCCGACAACGCCATTCCCCTGAGCAATCCGCGCGCCTACTCCGTGCGCTGCCTGCTGGAGCGGCGCGAAGTGTATATCGACCAGGTGCCGACCAAGCGCCACGCCTACACCGTGCCGGGCACCCTGCATAACCAGAGCGTGCTGTATGTGCCCTTGACGGTGGGCGAGCGCGTGCTGGGCGTGATGACGGTGCAGGCTTGCCATGCCCATGCCTACGGCGAACGCGAGCGGCTGATCTTCCGCACCCTGTGCGCGTATGGCGCCATCGCGCTCGACAATGCCAGCGCCTACCGGCAGCTGCAAGATGCCCAGGCGCAACTGGTGTCGCAGGAAAAACTCGCCGCCCTGGGTTCCCTGATGGCGGGCGTGGCGCATGAACTCAACACGCCCATCGGCAACAGTCTGTTGATCGCCAGCACCATGCAGCAAAAGACGGAAGACATGGAACGCCTGATGAACGGTCCGGGCCTGCGCCGCTCCGACCTGTCCGCCTACATCGAGGATGCGGCCAAGGCATCGGCGCTGGTGATGCGCGGCCTGCACAGCGCGGCCGACCTGGTCAACAGCTTCAAGCAGGTGGCCGTCGACCGCACCACCGAACAGCGGCGCCAGTTTGACCTGCAACAGGTGAGCAATGAAATCATCGCCACCGTCATGAACCGCATCCGCAGCTCGGGCCACCGCATCGAGACGGACATCGATTTCGGCATCGCCATGGATAGCTATCCGGGTCCGTTAGGCCAGGTGATCACCAATCTGATCAACAACGCCCTGCTGCACGCCTTCGCCCCCGCGCCCAACGATGGTGCCGCCGGCACGGGCTGCATGCGCCTGTCCGCCACGCTCGATGGGGCGCGCGTGCAGATCGTCTTTGCCGACAATGGCGGCGGCATCGCAGAACAGCATCTGTCGCGCATCTTCGACCCCTTCTTTACGACCAAGCTGGGCCAGGGCGGCAGCGGCCTGGGTTTGTCGATCAGCTACAACATCGTCACGGCCCTGCTGGGCGGCACCATTCAGGTGGCCAGCAGCCGCACCGGCACGCGCTTCACGCTCGAGCTGCCCCTGGTGGCGCCGCAGATCGATGCGGCCACCCCGGCCAACATATATTGA
- a CDS encoding DMT family transporter — protein sequence MSDRRAVALVLLSAAGFGSSAVFAKAAYASGVNPSTMLALRFVIAAMLLLPLVWLGGWRLPRGRLLAGYMLMGLMYTAQSQGYFNALMYASSGLCGMLLYVYPVLVTILALALGWEKLDRRMLVLMALAIAGMAITLGGKLQGQPIGIALALMAAGVYAVYILFGNSLSKSRENIHPLAACVVILGTAGLSNTAIALWQGVSLPGTATGWLAVSAIALFSTAIAIAAFFAGVAQIGAAKASIISTFEPVITMAFGVTLLKESVSGTQLLGGAMVLAAVVLLAQRPSPKVAAMPAVQASA from the coding sequence ATGTCTGATCGCCGCGCTGTTGCGCTGGTGTTGCTGTCGGCCGCCGGTTTCGGCAGTTCCGCTGTGTTTGCCAAGGCGGCATATGCGTCCGGGGTCAACCCGTCGACCATGCTGGCCTTGCGTTTCGTCATCGCCGCCATGTTGCTGCTGCCGCTGGTGTGGCTGGGCGGCTGGCGCTTGCCACGCGGCCGCCTGCTGGCCGGCTACATGCTGATGGGCCTGATGTACACGGCCCAGTCGCAAGGCTATTTCAATGCCCTGATGTATGCCAGCAGCGGCCTGTGCGGCATGTTGCTGTACGTGTATCCCGTGCTGGTGACCATACTCGCGCTGGCGCTGGGCTGGGAAAAGCTGGACCGCCGCATGCTGGTGCTGATGGCGCTGGCGATTGCCGGCATGGCCATCACCCTGGGTGGCAAGCTGCAGGGGCAGCCCATCGGCATCGCCCTGGCATTGATGGCGGCCGGCGTGTACGCCGTGTACATCCTGTTTGGCAACAGCCTGTCGAAAAGCCGCGAGAATATTCACCCGTTGGCCGCTTGCGTGGTGATCCTGGGTACGGCTGGCCTGTCGAATACTGCGATTGCCTTGTGGCAAGGCGTGTCCTTGCCGGGCACGGCGACGGGCTGGCTGGCCGTCAGCGCCATCGCCCTGTTCTCGACGGCCATCGCGATTGCCGCCTTCTTTGCCGGCGTGGCGCAAATCGGCGCGGCCAAGGCCTCCATCATTTCCACCTTTGAACCTGTCATCACGATGGCGTTCGGCGTGACTTTGCTGAAGGAATCCGTCAGCGGCACGCAATTGCTGGGCGGCGCCATGGTACTGGCCGCCGTGGTCTTGCTGGCGCAGCGGCCCTCGCCCAAGGTGGCGGCCATGCCGGCCGTGCAGGCGAGCGCCTGA
- the orn gene encoding oligoribonuclease, protein MSQATDLTAPTSASTPAPAVPARPNEMNLVWVDMEMTGLEPDTDRIIEVAVVVTDMHLNLLAEGPVFVIHQSDETLNKMDAWNKGTHGRSGLIDKVKASTVTEAQAEAELIAFLKKYVPAGKSPMCGNTIGQDRRFMVRGMPKLEAFFHYRNVDVSTLKELCKRWKPEIATGFKKHQKHTALADILESIEELKYYREHFIKL, encoded by the coding sequence ATGTCACAAGCGACCGACTTAACTGCACCCACCTCTGCATCCACCCCAGCACCTGCGGTGCCGGCACGTCCAAATGAGATGAATCTGGTCTGGGTCGACATGGAAATGACGGGCCTGGAACCCGATACCGACCGCATCATCGAGGTGGCGGTGGTGGTGACGGATATGCATTTGAACCTGCTGGCCGAAGGCCCCGTGTTCGTGATTCACCAGTCGGATGAAACCCTGAACAAGATGGATGCCTGGAACAAGGGCACGCACGGCCGCTCCGGCCTGATCGACAAGGTGAAGGCGTCGACCGTGACGGAAGCGCAGGCGGAGGCGGAACTGATCGCGTTCCTGAAGAAATACGTGCCGGCAGGCAAGTCGCCCATGTGCGGCAACACCATCGGCCAGGACCGCCGCTTCATGGTGCGCGGCATGCCGAAGCTGGAAGCGTTCTTCCACTATCGCAATGTTGACGTATCGACGCTGAAAGAGTTGTGCAAGCGCTGGAAGCCGGAAATCGCCACCGGTTTCAAGAAACACCAGAAGCACACGGCACTGGCCGATATCCTGGAGTCGATCGAAGAACTGAAATATTACCGCGAGCACTTTATTAAACTGTAA
- a CDS encoding hemin-degrading factor, whose product MSSTFPICNTELVTSEFARLRRQKKARHRDIAEDLGISEGEMIAAHAGLSLADGALLGAERLQADWPAIIAALEPLGEVMALTRNASCVHEKTGVYRKASHNNHVGLVLGGDIDLRVFYRHWAHGFAVREMGEQEVQRSLQFFDAAGHAVHKIFLKPQSDLAAYDALVARFADADQAAGIAVTAPPPPPAELPDAQIDVAGFRAAWADLRDTHDFFTVLKKYSVSRLQGLRLAEARFVQQIDKSCVLDLLNSAALEKVSIMAFVGNAGMIQIHSGPVHKIAVMGPWINVLDTRFNLHLRDDQIASAWVVKKPTVDGLVTSVELFDAKGDTIVMFFGERKPGVHELCEWRHIVERVAQEGELCAA is encoded by the coding sequence GTGTCGAGCACCTTCCCCATTTGCAATACCGAGCTGGTCACCAGTGAATTTGCCCGCCTGCGCCGTCAGAAAAAAGCCCGCCACCGCGACATCGCCGAGGACCTGGGCATTTCCGAAGGCGAGATGATTGCCGCGCATGCTGGCCTGTCGCTGGCCGATGGCGCCTTGCTGGGTGCTGAGCGCCTGCAGGCCGACTGGCCCGCCATCATTGCCGCCCTGGAACCGCTGGGCGAAGTCATGGCGCTGACGCGCAACGCCTCATGCGTGCATGAAAAGACGGGCGTCTACCGCAAGGCCAGCCACAACAACCATGTGGGCCTGGTACTCGGTGGCGACATCGACTTGCGCGTGTTTTACCGCCACTGGGCGCATGGCTTTGCCGTACGCGAGATGGGAGAGCAAGAGGTGCAGCGCAGCCTGCAATTTTTCGATGCGGCCGGCCATGCCGTGCACAAGATTTTCCTCAAGCCGCAAAGCGACCTGGCCGCTTACGATGCGCTGGTGGCGCGCTTTGCGGACGCGGACCAGGCGGCAGGCATCGCCGTGACGGCGCCGCCGCCGCCGCCGGCGGAATTGCCCGACGCGCAGATCGACGTGGCCGGTTTTCGCGCCGCCTGGGCCGACTTGCGCGACACGCATGATTTTTTCACCGTGCTGAAAAAATACTCGGTCTCGCGCCTGCAGGGCCTGCGCCTGGCCGAAGCGCGCTTCGTGCAGCAGATCGACAAATCCTGCGTGCTTGACCTGCTCAATAGCGCAGCCCTCGAAAAAGTGTCCATCATGGCTTTCGTCGGCAATGCCGGCATGATCCAGATCCATTCTGGCCCCGTGCACAAGATCGCCGTGATGGGGCCATGGATCAACGTCCTCGACACGCGCTTCAACCTGCATTTGCGCGACGACCAGATCGCCAGCGCCTGGGTGGTGAAAAAACCGACCGTCGATGGTCTGGTGACGTCCGTGGAACTGTTCGATGCCAAGGGCGACACCATCGTCATGTTTTTCGGCGAACGCAAGCCGGGCGTGCATGAGTTGTGCGAATGGCGCCATATCGTCGAAAGAGTGGCGCAGGAGGGCGAACTATGCGCCGCATGA
- the rsgA gene encoding ribosome small subunit-dependent GTPase A — MSEGKLTGVIIAAHGRHYLADVDGAKLQCVTRGKKTNVAVGDIVHLTRTSNDQAVIDRIEERKTLLYRSDQYKSKLLAANLTQLFIVVATEPGFADDLISRSLVAADAAGIEARIILNKTDVTASLDRARERLLPYSSMGYPVDEVSARAEPEHAVATLAPLLAGQSSILIGQSGMGKSSLINLLVPDADIAVREISAALDTGKHTTTFTRLYKLDELGANSSIIDSPGFQEFGLYHLSEGMLERAFREFQPYLGGCKFYNCRHLIEPQCAILQALSEGKISRMRHTLYGQLLHESAQTLY; from the coding sequence ATGAGCGAAGGCAAGTTAACTGGCGTCATCATCGCCGCCCACGGCCGCCATTACCTGGCCGACGTGGATGGCGCCAAGCTGCAATGCGTAACGCGCGGCAAGAAAACCAATGTGGCCGTGGGCGACATCGTGCACCTGACGCGCACGTCCAACGACCAGGCCGTCATCGACCGCATCGAGGAGCGCAAGACCCTGCTGTACCGCTCGGACCAGTACAAATCGAAATTGCTGGCGGCCAATTTGACGCAACTGTTCATCGTCGTCGCGACGGAACCGGGCTTCGCCGACGACCTGATCTCGCGCTCGCTGGTGGCGGCCGACGCGGCCGGCATCGAGGCGCGCATCATCCTGAATAAAACGGACGTGACGGCCTCGCTGGACAGAGCCCGCGAACGCCTGCTGCCGTATTCTTCGATGGGCTATCCCGTCGATGAAGTGTCGGCGCGCGCCGAACCCGAGCACGCCGTGGCCACCCTGGCACCGCTACTGGCGGGCCAGTCGTCTATCCTCATCGGTCAGTCGGGCATGGGCAAGTCGTCGCTGATCAACCTGCTGGTGCCCGATGCGGACATCGCCGTGCGCGAAATCTCGGCCGCGCTCGACACGGGCAAGCACACGACGACCTTTACGCGCCTGTACAAACTCGATGAACTGGGTGCCAACAGTTCCATCATCGATTCGCCCGGCTTCCAGGAATTCGGCCTGTACCACCTGTCCGAAGGCATGCTGGAGCGGGCCTTCCGCGAATTCCAGCCTTACCTGGGCGGCTGCAAGTTCTACAACTGCCGCCACCTGATCGAGCCGCAGTGCGCCATCCTGCAAGCCTTGTCTGAAGGCAAAATCTCCAGAATGCGCCATACCCTGTATGGCCAGCTGCTGCACGAATCGGCCCAGACCCTCTACTGA
- a CDS encoding 4a-hydroxytetrahydrobiopterin dehydratase, with protein sequence MNTPSTSQGLTQLSCAPRQQALGDTDIATLHALLPQWTLQNGKLCRDFGFKNYYQTLAFVNALAYMTHTQDHHPELIITYKTCTVRYDTHSVNQGAGGLSENDFICAAKADLIYQSSQVAP encoded by the coding sequence ATGAATACGCCATCGACTTCGCAAGGCCTGACCCAACTGTCCTGCGCGCCGCGCCAGCAGGCGCTGGGCGACACCGACATCGCCACCCTGCATGCCCTGCTGCCCCAGTGGACCTTGCAAAATGGCAAGCTGTGCCGCGACTTCGGCTTCAAGAATTACTACCAGACCCTGGCGTTCGTGAACGCCCTGGCCTATATGACACACACGCAAGACCACCATCCGGAGCTCATCATTACTTATAAAACCTGCACCGTGCGCTACGACACGCACTCGGTCAACCAGGGCGCCGGCGGCCTGTCCGAAAACGACTTCATCTGCGCCGCCAAGGCTGACCTCATCTACCAGAGCAGCCAGGTGGCCCCATGA
- a CDS encoding M48 family metallopeptidase, whose translation MYSLAFSILFVSVLVLTLAVRFWLASRQIRHVLAHRSAVPPEFVEKIPLAAHQKAADYTVAKTKFGVLTLLINYAVLIGFTLLGGLQWLALYLNEWMGAGSPMLYQIGLIAAFAAISGLIDLPFDYYRQFVLEQRFGFNTMARKLFFTDMLKGVGLGAVIGLPLIWVVLTLMAKSGDLWWLYAWFVWSGFQLLMMVLFPTVIAPLFNKFTPLADDSLKSRIEGLMQRVGFASKGLFVMDGSKRSAHGNAYFSGFGANKRIVFFDTLLSRLAPQEIEAVLAHELGHFKLKHIVKRIAMMFVISLGFLALLGFLKTQPWFYAGLGIDPVALALTGQPTDALALLLFMLALPVFTFLLGPLTSLSSRKHEFEADAFAATHTQADDLVSALVKMYEDNASTLTPDPLHSAFYDSHPPASVRIRHLKGAST comes from the coding sequence ATGTATTCACTCGCGTTTTCGATTTTGTTTGTATCCGTCCTCGTTTTGACCCTCGCCGTGCGCTTCTGGCTCGCTTCGCGGCAGATTCGCCACGTGCTGGCCCACCGCTCTGCAGTCCCACCCGAATTCGTGGAAAAGATCCCGCTGGCCGCCCACCAGAAGGCGGCCGACTACACGGTGGCCAAGACCAAGTTCGGCGTGCTAACCCTGCTGATCAACTATGCCGTGCTGATCGGTTTTACTTTGCTGGGCGGCTTGCAATGGCTGGCGCTATACCTGAATGAATGGATGGGAGCGGGTTCGCCCATGCTGTACCAGATTGGCCTGATCGCCGCCTTTGCCGCCATTTCCGGCCTGATCGACCTGCCTTTCGATTACTACCGCCAATTTGTGCTAGAACAACGTTTCGGCTTCAACACCATGGCACGCAAGCTGTTCTTTACTGACATGCTCAAGGGCGTGGGTCTGGGAGCCGTCATCGGCCTGCCCCTGATCTGGGTCGTGCTGACCCTGATGGCCAAGTCGGGCGACCTGTGGTGGCTGTATGCATGGTTCGTCTGGAGCGGCTTCCAGTTGCTGATGATGGTGTTGTTTCCCACCGTCATCGCTCCCCTGTTTAACAAATTCACGCCGCTGGCCGATGACTCCTTGAAAAGCCGCATCGAAGGCTTGATGCAGCGCGTGGGTTTCGCCTCCAAAGGCTTGTTCGTCATGGATGGCTCGAAGCGCAGCGCCCACGGCAATGCGTATTTCTCGGGTTTTGGCGCCAACAAGCGCATTGTCTTCTTCGACACCCTGCTGTCGCGACTGGCGCCGCAGGAAATCGAAGCCGTGCTGGCGCATGAACTGGGCCATTTCAAGCTCAAGCACATCGTCAAGCGCATCGCCATGATGTTCGTCATCTCGCTGGGCTTTCTGGCCCTGCTGGGATTCCTGAAGACGCAGCCGTGGTTTTACGCGGGCCTGGGCATCGATCCCGTCGCCCTGGCGCTGACGGGCCAGCCGACGGACGCGCTGGCCCTGCTGCTATTCATGTTGGCCTTGCCCGTTTTCACTTTCCTGCTGGGACCGCTGACGTCGCTCAGCTCGCGCAAGCACGAATTCGAAGCCGACGCCTTTGCCGCCACGCACACGCAGGCCGACGACCTGGTCTCGGCCCTCGTGAAAATGTATGAAGACAATGCGTCGACCCTGACGCCCGACCCGCTGCACTCGGCCTTCTATGACTCACACCCGCCGGCCAGCGTGCGCATCCGCCACCTGAAAGGGGCTTCCACATGA